Proteins encoded in a region of the Streptomyces sp. NBC_00310 genome:
- a CDS encoding GMC oxidoreductase produces MAALQTAATLGLTRIDLRSAHAAEPDAVESAPAIVIGSGYGAAVAALRLGQAGIRTLVLEMGRAWNAPGSDGKIFCSTREPDERSMWFKTRTEAPLATFLWLDVVNQDISPYPGVLDRVRYANMSVFLGRGVGGGSLVNGSMAVTPLQSYFAEQFPTVDTAEMYATYFPRARAMLGVNTIDPAWFESTEWYRFSRISRAHAEKAGLRTTFVPSVYDFGHMQREAAGTATRSALAGEVIYGNNHGKKSLDKTYLAAALGTGNVTIHTMERARGIRRLSDGTYVVTVDRVDGTGTVVETKEYGCTYLFLGAGSVGTTELLVRARAKGTLPALDAGVGAGWGSNGNVMLGRANHMWDTVGANQSTMPVMGIDDWANTSNPVFAEIAPLPTGLEHWVSLYLAITKNPERASFTYDAASDSAKLGWSAAQSAVSSSMAKKLFDRINSANSTIYRYDLFGSSNKVFADDFTYHPLGGCVLGKATDNYGRVKGYSKLYVTDGSLVPGSIGVNPFVTITALAERTMARVLVEDTAP; encoded by the coding sequence ATGGCCGCCCTGCAGACGGCGGCCACCCTCGGCCTCACCCGCATCGACCTCCGGTCCGCCCACGCGGCCGAGCCCGACGCGGTCGAATCCGCCCCGGCGATCGTCATCGGCTCCGGCTACGGCGCCGCCGTGGCCGCCCTCCGCCTCGGCCAGGCCGGCATCCGCACCCTCGTCCTGGAGATGGGCCGGGCCTGGAACGCGCCCGGCTCCGACGGCAAGATCTTCTGCTCCACCAGGGAACCGGACGAGCGGTCCATGTGGTTCAAGACCCGGACCGAGGCCCCGCTCGCCACCTTCCTCTGGCTGGACGTCGTCAACCAGGACATCAGCCCCTACCCCGGCGTACTGGACCGTGTCCGCTACGCCAACATGTCGGTCTTCCTGGGCCGCGGCGTCGGCGGCGGCTCACTGGTCAACGGCAGCATGGCCGTCACCCCCCTCCAGTCGTACTTCGCCGAGCAGTTCCCGACCGTCGACACCGCCGAGATGTACGCCACGTACTTCCCGCGCGCCCGCGCCATGCTCGGCGTCAACACCATCGACCCCGCGTGGTTCGAGTCCACGGAGTGGTACCGCTTCAGCCGGATCTCCCGGGCCCACGCCGAGAAGGCGGGCCTGCGGACCACCTTCGTGCCGAGCGTCTACGACTTCGGTCACATGCAGCGCGAGGCGGCCGGCACCGCGACCAGATCGGCTCTTGCCGGAGAGGTCATCTACGGCAACAACCACGGCAAGAAGAGCCTCGACAAGACGTACCTCGCCGCCGCCCTCGGCACCGGCAACGTCACCATCCACACCATGGAACGGGCCAGGGGCATCCGCCGGCTGAGCGACGGGACGTACGTCGTCACCGTCGACCGCGTCGACGGCACGGGCACGGTCGTCGAGACCAAGGAGTACGGCTGCACCTACCTGTTCCTCGGCGCCGGCAGCGTCGGTACCACCGAACTCCTCGTCCGGGCGCGGGCGAAGGGCACCCTCCCCGCACTGGACGCCGGCGTCGGCGCGGGCTGGGGCTCGAACGGCAACGTGATGCTCGGCCGGGCCAACCACATGTGGGACACGGTCGGGGCGAACCAGTCGACCATGCCGGTCATGGGCATCGACGACTGGGCCAACACCTCCAACCCCGTCTTCGCCGAGATCGCCCCGCTGCCCACGGGCCTCGAACACTGGGTCAGCCTCTATCTGGCGATCACCAAGAACCCGGAGCGCGCTTCCTTCACCTACGACGCGGCGAGCGACTCGGCGAAGCTCGGCTGGAGCGCCGCCCAGAGCGCGGTCTCCTCCTCCATGGCCAAGAAGCTCTTCGACCGGATCAACTCGGCCAACAGCACGATCTACCGGTACGACCTGTTCGGCTCGTCCAACAAGGTGTTCGCCGACGACTTCACCTACCACCCGCTGGGCGGCTGCGTGCTGGGGAAGGCGACCGACAACTACGGCAGGGTGAAGGGGTATTCGAAGCTGTACGTCACCGACGGCTCGCTGGTGCCCGGCTCGATCGGGGTGAACCCGTTCGTCACGATCACCGCGCTCGCCGAACGCACGATGGCGCGGGTCCTCGTGGAGGACACCGCGCCATGA
- a CDS encoding glycosyltransferase family 87 protein, with product MDMTGSRRLPFGLLTLWGATRLLLLLFVFKVYVFPGPDVTSDVSVIYRGWYETLRTGTYPLDDVTWQYPPAAALAILSPALLPFLDYASAFFVLAFLADLAVLALLLYAGARPGKSWRGAWVWAAGLPLLGPTVYARYDVMVTAVAVAALLAGSRHPRAMGALTAFAALLKVWPALLLLGARGRAAWAWAAGTGLAVAAAFAVSMPGAFAFLTFQRDRGTEVESLGALVFHVARQFGWDGEVLLNYGSVEFLGDHVDTVSGGALLLSGAAFAWLLLWRVRARRFAPHTLADAALVAVLMFTATSRVISPQYMVWLVGLAAVCLCFRGSRMGRPAVMILVASFVTVLEFPVWFSHVVVSDWLGITLLFVRNGLLVLAALLAAFELWHDTAPGPAPEPLPDQPTRAKEPLGS from the coding sequence ATGGACATGACGGGCTCTCGACGGCTCCCGTTCGGACTGCTGACGCTCTGGGGCGCCACCCGGCTGCTCCTGCTGCTGTTCGTCTTCAAGGTGTACGTGTTCCCGGGCCCGGACGTCACCAGCGACGTCTCGGTGATCTACCGGGGCTGGTACGAGACCCTGCGCACAGGAACGTATCCCCTGGACGACGTCACCTGGCAGTACCCGCCCGCCGCCGCCCTCGCGATCCTCTCCCCCGCCCTGCTGCCCTTCCTGGACTACGCGTCGGCGTTCTTCGTCCTCGCCTTCCTCGCCGACCTGGCGGTGCTCGCGCTGCTCCTGTACGCGGGTGCCCGGCCCGGCAAGTCGTGGCGCGGCGCATGGGTGTGGGCGGCGGGCCTGCCCCTGCTCGGCCCGACCGTGTACGCCCGCTACGACGTGATGGTGACGGCGGTGGCGGTCGCGGCCCTCCTCGCCGGCAGCCGCCATCCGCGCGCGATGGGGGCGCTGACGGCCTTCGCGGCCCTGCTGAAGGTGTGGCCGGCACTGCTGCTCCTGGGCGCCCGCGGGCGCGCGGCCTGGGCGTGGGCGGCGGGCACCGGTCTCGCGGTGGCCGCCGCCTTCGCCGTCTCCATGCCCGGCGCCTTCGCCTTCCTGACCTTCCAGCGGGACCGGGGAACCGAGGTGGAGTCGCTGGGCGCCCTCGTCTTCCATGTGGCCCGGCAGTTCGGCTGGGACGGCGAGGTGCTCCTCAACTACGGCTCGGTGGAGTTCCTCGGCGACCACGTCGACACCGTCAGCGGCGGGGCCCTGCTGCTCAGCGGGGCGGCCTTCGCCTGGCTGCTGCTGTGGCGGGTGCGGGCCCGGCGGTTCGCGCCGCACACCCTCGCGGACGCCGCGTTGGTGGCGGTGCTGATGTTCACGGCCACCAGCCGGGTGATCAGCCCCCAGTACATGGTGTGGCTGGTCGGCCTCGCCGCCGTGTGCCTCTGCTTCCGGGGCAGCCGCATGGGCCGGCCGGCGGTCATGATCCTGGTGGCCTCCTTCGTGACCGTCCTGGAGTTCCCCGTCTGGTTCTCCCACGTCGTGGTCAGCGACTGGCTGGGCATCACCCTCCTCTTCGTCCGCAACGGCCTCCTCGTCCTCGCCGCCCTCCTCGCCGCGTTCGAGCTGTGGCACGACACGGCCCCTGGGCCCGCCCCGGAACCCCTGCCGGATCAGCCGACCCGCGCCAAGGAGCCGCTGGGCTCCTGA
- a CDS encoding C40 family peptidase yields MVSHSRLVPSGFDRGAAAALGVLSAAAAALGAIPAQQAAAAPHDDTRAEVDRLYEEAEKATEAYNKADERADELRDQVGTAQDSIARQQDRINAMRDSLGSLAGAQYRSGAVDPSVALLFSDDPDDYLDTAAALDRINAHQAGELHDLQQAMRELSQNRAEASGKLAELEKSRKAVARHKRAVEGKLAAARRLLDSLPDEERAAYDRASRSGRTDVPDLSGAVAPSGRAAAAVAAARSALGKPYVWGSTGPHGFDCSGLMVWSYGQAGVGLPRTSQAQRYAGTQVPLSQARPGDLVTYRPDASHVGMYVGNGQVIHAPYPGAPVRYDPVGMMPIASVTRP; encoded by the coding sequence GTGGTGTCCCACAGTCGCCTTGTACCGTCCGGGTTCGACCGGGGCGCGGCCGCCGCCCTCGGTGTGCTGTCCGCCGCGGCCGCCGCCCTCGGCGCCATCCCCGCCCAGCAGGCCGCCGCCGCGCCGCACGACGACACCCGAGCCGAGGTGGACCGGCTGTACGAGGAGGCCGAGAAGGCCACCGAGGCCTACAACAAGGCCGACGAGCGCGCCGACGAACTGCGCGACCAGGTCGGCACCGCGCAGGACTCGATCGCCCGCCAGCAGGACCGCATCAACGCCATGCGGGATTCGCTGGGTTCGCTCGCCGGCGCGCAGTACCGCTCCGGCGCCGTCGACCCGTCGGTCGCCCTGCTGTTCTCCGACGACCCGGACGACTACCTCGACACGGCCGCCGCCCTGGACCGCATCAACGCCCACCAGGCGGGTGAACTCCACGACCTCCAGCAGGCCATGCGCGAACTCTCCCAGAACCGTGCGGAGGCCAGTGGCAAGCTCGCCGAGCTGGAGAAGAGCCGCAAGGCCGTCGCCCGGCACAAGCGAGCCGTCGAGGGGAAGCTCGCGGCGGCCCGGCGGCTGCTCGACTCGCTCCCGGACGAGGAGCGCGCGGCGTACGACCGTGCCTCCCGCTCCGGCCGGACCGACGTGCCCGACCTCTCCGGCGCCGTCGCCCCCAGCGGCCGTGCGGCCGCAGCCGTCGCCGCCGCCCGCTCCGCCCTCGGCAAGCCATACGTGTGGGGTTCCACCGGCCCCCACGGCTTCGACTGCTCCGGTCTCATGGTCTGGTCGTACGGACAGGCCGGAGTCGGACTGCCGCGCACCTCGCAGGCCCAGCGGTACGCCGGCACCCAGGTTCCGCTCTCCCAGGCCCGGCCCGGCGACCTCGTCACCTACCGGCCCGACGCCAGCCATGTCGGCATGTACGTCGGCAACGGCCAGGTCATCCACGCCCCCTACCCGGGTGCCCCGGTCCGCTACGACCCCGTCGGCATGATGCCGATCGCCTCGGTCACCCGCCCCTGA
- a CDS encoding glycosyltransferase family 4 protein yields the protein MHKTLIVTNDFPPRPGGIQAFLHNMALRLDPERIVVYASTWKRSREGVEATATFDAEQPFTVVRDRTTMLLPTPAVTRRAVSLLREHGCTSVWFGAAAPLGLMAPALRRAGAQRLVATTHGHEAGWAQLPAARQLLRRIGEGTDTITYLGEYTRSRIATALTPEAAGRMVQLPPGVDEKTFHPGSGGDEVRARLGLTDRPVVVCVSRLVPRKGQDTLIRAMPGILAKEPDAVLLIVGGGPYEKELRRLAHERGVAGSVRFTGAVPWSELPAHYGAGDVFAMPCRTRRGGLDVEGLGIVYLEASATGLPVVAGDSGGAPDAVLDGETGWVVRGGSPEDAAERVVALLGDPELRARMGQRGREWVEEKWRWDLLAETLKTLL from the coding sequence ATGCACAAGACCCTGATCGTGACCAACGACTTCCCGCCCCGGCCCGGCGGTATCCAGGCGTTTCTGCACAACATGGCGCTGCGGCTGGACCCCGAGCGGATCGTCGTCTACGCGTCGACATGGAAGCGGAGCCGGGAGGGAGTCGAGGCGACCGCCACCTTCGACGCCGAGCAGCCCTTCACCGTCGTACGCGACCGGACGACCATGCTGCTGCCGACGCCCGCCGTGACCCGCCGCGCGGTCTCCCTGCTGCGGGAGCACGGCTGTACGTCGGTGTGGTTCGGCGCGGCGGCCCCGCTCGGTCTGATGGCACCCGCGCTGCGCCGGGCGGGCGCGCAGCGGCTGGTGGCCACCACGCACGGCCACGAGGCGGGCTGGGCGCAGCTGCCCGCCGCCCGGCAGCTGCTGCGGCGGATCGGCGAGGGCACGGACACGATCACCTACCTGGGCGAGTACACGCGCTCCCGGATCGCCACGGCCCTCACACCCGAGGCCGCCGGGCGGATGGTCCAGCTGCCGCCCGGCGTCGACGAGAAGACCTTCCACCCGGGCTCCGGCGGCGACGAGGTCCGGGCCCGGCTCGGGCTCACCGACCGGCCGGTCGTCGTCTGCGTCTCCCGGCTCGTGCCGCGCAAGGGGCAGGACACGCTGATCCGGGCGATGCCCGGAATCCTGGCCAAGGAGCCGGACGCGGTGCTGCTGATCGTCGGCGGCGGACCGTACGAGAAGGAGCTGCGCCGGCTCGCCCACGAGAGGGGGGTCGCCGGGTCCGTCCGTTTCACCGGCGCCGTCCCCTGGTCCGAGCTGCCCGCCCACTACGGCGCCGGCGACGTCTTCGCCATGCCGTGCCGCACCCGCCGGGGCGGCCTGGACGTCGAGGGACTGGGGATCGTCTACCTGGAGGCCTCCGCGACGGGTCTCCCGGTCGTGGCAGGCGACTCCGGCGGCGCCCCCGACGCCGTACTCGACGGCGAGACGGGCTGGGTCGTACGAGGCGGCTCCCCGGAGGACGCCGCCGAACGCGTCGTGGCCCTCCTCGGCGACCCGGAGCTGCGGGCACGCATGGGGCAGCGGGGCCGGGAGTGGGTCGAGGAGAAATGGCGCTGGGACCTGTTGGCGGAAACTTTGAAAACCCTGCTGTAG